The following coding sequences lie in one Desulfovibrio psychrotolerans genomic window:
- a CDS encoding tetratricopeptide repeat protein — protein MCAAKEIGALNKNGMQALTQGNYGNAEFMLHQALRKATGLGAEAYTAKIQNNLGLVLAAQGKQREAAELFANALVAIERKIGCENSLYRSVLRNLQATGHGSLISGCSQAAA, from the coding sequence ATGTGTGCCGCAAAGGAAATTGGAGCCCTGAACAAAAATGGCATGCAGGCCCTTACGCAGGGGAACTACGGCAATGCTGAATTTATGCTGCATCAGGCCCTGCGCAAAGCAACCGGACTGGGGGCGGAAGCCTACACAGCCAAGATTCAGAACAATCTGGGACTTGTTCTTGCCGCGCAGGGCAAACAGCGCGAGGCGGCAGAGCTCTTTGCCAATGCCCTTGTCGCCATAGAGCGCAAAATTGGCTGTGAAAACAGCCTGTACAGATCTGTGCTGCGCAATCTGCAGGCAACCGGGCACGGAAGTCTTATCTCCGGCTGTTCGCAGGCAGCTGCATAG
- a CDS encoding DUF1007 family protein, which yields MKAYREAYREAPVASRSIRRVLRACLAAWLLAVLLPVAAHAHPHVFVDNTMDVVFDAQGMSGIRVTWKFDPMASMQYLADLDPNGDGVLTREEWEAQREDIAGFLAEERFFLYIMVNGTTVPVTAVHDFVVTYADGVLTYTFFAPLAVPRGSRVLVAVYDPSYYTDFQTYESGVRLSGEPDGAEFAFEDAPELAFYGGQVIPMAARIVF from the coding sequence TTGAAAGCATATCGGGAAGCATATCGGGAAGCACCTGTGGCCAGCCGGAGCATACGCCGTGTTCTGCGCGCCTGTCTTGCGGCATGGTTGCTTGCCGTTCTGCTTCCGGTTGCGGCGCATGCGCATCCGCATGTGTTTGTGGACAACACCATGGATGTTGTCTTTGACGCACAGGGGATGAGCGGCATACGCGTGACGTGGAAGTTCGACCCCATGGCGAGCATGCAGTACCTTGCGGACCTGGACCCCAACGGCGACGGCGTGCTCACCCGCGAAGAATGGGAGGCGCAGCGGGAGGATATTGCGGGCTTTCTGGCCGAGGAGCGGTTTTTCCTGTACATCATGGTGAACGGAACCACCGTCCCGGTCACTGCCGTGCATGATTTTGTGGTCACTTACGCAGATGGCGTGCTGACATATACCTTCTTCGCGCCGCTTGCGGTGCCGCGCGGGTCGCGGGTGCTTGTGGCTGTCTATGACCCGAGCTACTACACGGATTTTCAGACCTATGAGAGCGGCGTGCGCCTGTCGGGAGAACCGGACGGCGCGGAGTTTGCGTTTGAAGATGCGCCGGAACTGGCCTTTTACGGCGGGCAGGTCATACCCATGGCAGCCCGCATTGTGTTTTAG
- a CDS encoding chemotaxis protein CheX, which translates to MSTGIEVAKPFIAATVNVLSTMAGITPIPGKPYVKQNNMAQGDVSAVIGITGYKNGSISVTFTKKCAIALVKGMLGDDIQDVLQDTKDAVGEVTNMISGQARAGLAEMGMVFQGSTPSVIMGDNHSITHITKSPIMAIPFSTPNGDFTVEFCFE; encoded by the coding sequence ATGAGTACCGGCATTGAGGTTGCCAAACCCTTTATCGCCGCCACGGTTAACGTGCTGTCCACCATGGCCGGCATAACCCCCATCCCCGGCAAGCCGTATGTAAAACAAAACAACATGGCGCAGGGCGATGTTTCCGCCGTCATCGGTATCACAGGATACAAAAACGGCAGCATTTCCGTCACATTTACCAAAAAATGCGCCATTGCCCTCGTCAAGGGCATGCTGGGCGATGACATTCAGGACGTGCTGCAGGATACCAAGGACGCCGTGGGCGAGGTGACCAACATGATTTCCGGCCAAGCCCGCGCGGGACTTGCGGAAATGGGCATGGTCTTTCAGGGGTCCACCCCCTCGGTCATCATGGGCGACAACCATTCCATAACCCACATCACCAAAAGCCCTATCATGGCCATTCCCTTTTCCACGCCCAACGGAGACTTCACCGTCGAATTCTGTTTCGAGTAG
- a CDS encoding ferredoxin has product MAKELVIDANECIACESCVELCPEAFKMSSGDEYAEVIDLHSKAACVTNAIDTCPVQCISWQDA; this is encoded by the coding sequence ATGGCCAAGGAACTTGTCATTGATGCAAACGAGTGTATCGCCTGTGAATCTTGTGTGGAACTTTGCCCCGAAGCGTTCAAGATGTCCAGCGGCGATGAGTATGCGGAAGTGATAGACCTCCACTCCAAGGCCGCCTGCGTGACCAATGCCATAGATACCTGCCCCGTGCAGTGTATCTCATGGCAGGACGCTTAG
- a CDS encoding tetratricopeptide repeat protein produces the protein MDSGGRAAKTHMARAKAYFQRHEVLRAVEEIAAALFVVQGGTVTGPDKLAVESALREMVALLNRTDELKACFPKGIAYKPGFEKPLHSALVQMVRLVRQAQERETYTQTLERKQKLDKLLGYGRKLLEAGKVQDADGAFQEAADLYVDEHSLFRLMGEACLAAKQPRMASKYLKRAVKVERNPKLSATLLVRSLEESGNIPAARKLEAEFGLK, from the coding sequence ATGGATTCCGGAGGGCGCGCCGCGAAGACGCACATGGCGCGGGCAAAAGCATATTTTCAGCGGCACGAGGTGCTGCGGGCGGTGGAAGAGATTGCCGCCGCGCTGTTTGTTGTGCAGGGCGGCACGGTGACCGGGCCGGATAAGCTGGCCGTAGAAAGTGCCCTGCGGGAAATGGTGGCCTTGCTCAACCGCACGGACGAACTGAAAGCCTGCTTCCCCAAAGGAATTGCCTACAAGCCCGGATTTGAAAAGCCGTTGCACAGCGCGCTGGTGCAGATGGTGCGCCTTGTACGGCAGGCACAGGAGCGGGAGACCTATACCCAGACGCTGGAGCGCAAGCAGAAGCTGGACAAGCTGCTGGGCTACGGACGAAAGCTGCTTGAGGCGGGCAAGGTGCAGGACGCGGACGGAGCCTTTCAGGAAGCTGCGGACCTGTATGTGGACGAACACAGCCTCTTCCGCCTGATGGGCGAAGCCTGCCTTGCGGCCAAGCAACCGCGCATGGCCTCCAAATACCTGAAGCGCGCCGTGAAGGTGGAGCGCAATCCCAAACTTTCCGCAACACTATTGGTGCGGTCGCTGGAAGAAAGCGGCAACATTCCCGCTGCCAGAAAGCTGGAAGCAGAGTTCGGACTCAAATAG
- a CDS encoding DUF2325 domain-containing protein, which produces MCATLVGGMDRLKREYINAAKANGVELKVFTGKENCISEKMGQTELVIVFTNKVSHAARKEVMHYAKSRNIPVRLVHNCGVSSLRQNLATN; this is translated from the coding sequence ATGTGCGCAACGTTGGTCGGAGGAATGGACAGGCTGAAGAGGGAGTACATTAATGCCGCCAAGGCAAACGGCGTGGAGCTTAAGGTCTTCACGGGCAAGGAAAACTGCATATCCGAAAAAATGGGGCAGACCGAGCTGGTTATCGTGTTCACCAACAAGGTTTCTCACGCCGCCCGCAAAGAAGTGATGCACTATGCCAAATCCCGCAACATACCCGTGCGCCTTGTGCACAACTGCGGCGTTTCTTCCCTGCGCCAGAACCTTGCAACCAACTAG
- a CDS encoding nickel/cobalt transporter: MSDHGGLRLVSEAGANPFTGGGRRAAPPAEQVSEQASEQASEQASEQASEQAPEQDAMQPAARETTREPSPGAAESAVAAGSGESRAGLTATLYTRFMRTITAVQKDLRVTLTSLGRDIAQNPGGRSFWMFLGLSFLYGVIHALGPGHGKSVVFAYFLGRRGSVMRGMVMGHVMTFVHVLSAVVLVFALQWGFGAWGAGAGSHAFDEAGCVLQRVSYSLVLAIGVFMVCHALYELASGRLSARICCTAAPSVSAAPASPVSPVSTGRAGTPDSQKNSYGSLLSVSVLAGLVPCPGAALVLAFSLSLNIPATGIAAMFALALGMGLTTSLFGVLSMASRSTLVYVAGRGPRKLTVLYGLLSVTGAACIALVGGLMLASLSC, encoded by the coding sequence TTGTCCGACCACGGCGGGCTGAGGCTGGTTTCCGAGGCCGGTGCCAACCCTTTTACCGGAGGGGGCAGACGGGCTGCACCGCCTGCTGAACAGGTTTCAGAACAGGCTTCAGAGCAGGCTTCAGAGCAGGCTTCAGAACAGGCGTCTGAGCAGGCTCCTGAACAGGATGCAATGCAGCCTGCCGCACGGGAAACCACCCGCGAACCTTCGCCTGGAGCGGCAGAATCTGCCGTAGCTGCCGGTTCAGGGGAGTCGCGGGCAGGGCTGACCGCCACGCTGTATACGCGGTTCATGCGCACCATAACAGCCGTGCAGAAGGACCTGCGCGTCACCCTTACCTCGCTGGGACGCGATATCGCCCAGAATCCCGGTGGACGCTCATTCTGGATGTTCCTCGGGCTCTCCTTCCTGTACGGGGTGATTCACGCCCTCGGGCCGGGGCACGGCAAGTCCGTGGTGTTTGCCTACTTTCTGGGCAGGCGCGGAAGCGTGATGCGCGGCATGGTTATGGGCCATGTGATGACCTTTGTGCATGTGCTTTCCGCCGTGGTGCTGGTGTTTGCCCTGCAATGGGGCTTTGGCGCATGGGGGGCTGGTGCCGGGTCGCACGCCTTTGACGAGGCAGGGTGCGTATTGCAGCGGGTGAGCTACAGCCTTGTGCTGGCCATAGGCGTGTTCATGGTCTGCCATGCGCTGTACGAACTGGCCAGCGGCAGGCTTTCTGCCAGAATATGCTGCACCGCAGCACCCTCCGTATCCGCCGCACCCGCTTCGCCCGTTTCGCCCGTTTCGACTGGCAGGGCCGGTACACCGGATTCGCAAAAGAATTCTTACGGCAGCCTGCTTTCCGTTTCCGTGCTCGCGGGGCTGGTGCCCTGCCCCGGCGCGGCACTGGTGCTGGCGTTTTCGCTCAGCCTGAATATCCCGGCTACCGGAATTGCCGCCATGTTCGCGCTGGCGTTGGGCATGGGGCTTACCACATCGCTGTTCGGTGTGCTGAGCATGGCCTCGCGCAGCACGCTGGTCTACGTGGCCGGGCGCGGACCGCGAAAACTCACGGTGCTCTACGGCCTGCTTTCTGTGACCGGAGCCGCGTGCATAGCGTTGGTGGGCGGGCTCATGCTGGCTTCGCTCTCATGCTGA